One part of the Chryseobacterium mulctrae genome encodes these proteins:
- the def gene encoding peptide deformylase: MILPIRAFGDPVLRKTGKEIDKNYPDLQQLIDNMFETMYEANGIGLAAPQIGLDLRLFIVDVTPLAEDEDYEDIAEELKDFKKVFINAQILEESGEEWKFNEGCLSIPDVREDVKRKSTILIEYYDENFVKHTETFSDIRARVIQHEYDHIEGTLFTDHLSALKKKLVKGKLTKITQGEVSIGYKMRFPK, translated from the coding sequence ATGATTTTACCAATAAGAGCTTTTGGAGATCCTGTTTTAAGAAAAACGGGAAAAGAGATAGATAAAAATTATCCGGATCTGCAACAACTGATCGATAATATGTTTGAAACCATGTACGAGGCAAACGGTATTGGTTTGGCGGCACCTCAGATTGGTTTAGACCTCAGATTGTTTATCGTAGATGTTACGCCTTTGGCAGAAGATGAAGATTACGAAGATATTGCTGAAGAGCTGAAAGACTTTAAAAAAGTTTTCATCAATGCTCAAATTCTTGAAGAATCTGGCGAAGAATGGAAGTTTAACGAAGGCTGTCTTTCGATTCCGGATGTAAGAGAAGATGTGAAAAGAAAAAGTACCATCCTGATCGAATATTATGACGAAAATTTTGTGAAGCATACCGAAACTTTTTCCGATATTAGAGCCCGCGTAATTCAGCACGAATATGATCATATTGAAGGGACCCTTTTCACCGATCACTTAAGTGCTTTGAAGAAAAAGCTGGTAAAAGGAAAACTTACAAAGATCACTCAGGGAGAAGTGTCTATAGGTTACAAAATGAGATTTCCAAAATAA
- the ruvX gene encoding Holliday junction resolvase RuvX → MGQIIAIDYGKARCGVAATDDMKIIASGLDTVETRFLMDFLKKYVIENRVEEVVVGLPTDLKGNVSEVETDILGFIENFKKEFPQIEVHRFDERFTSKMASFFISQSGKSKKQRQQKGLIDKVSATIILQNFLEQKTR, encoded by the coding sequence ATGGGACAGATCATTGCTATAGACTACGGAAAAGCACGTTGTGGCGTTGCAGCAACCGATGATATGAAGATTATCGCAAGTGGTCTTGATACTGTGGAAACTCGTTTTCTGATGGATTTTTTGAAAAAATACGTTATTGAAAACCGTGTGGAAGAAGTGGTAGTAGGTCTGCCAACAGACTTGAAGGGAAATGTTTCAGAAGTGGAAACCGATATTTTAGGGTTTATAGAAAACTTTAAAAAAGAATTTCCGCAGATTGAAGTTCATCGTTTTGATGAAAGATTTACTTCAAAAATGGCTTCGTTTTTTATTTCGCAAAGTGGAAAAAGTAAAAAACAAAGACAACAAAAAGGATTAATAGATAAAGTAAGTGCAACCATCATATTGCAGAATTTTTTAGAACAAAAAACAAGATGA
- a CDS encoding SixA phosphatase family protein, whose amino-acid sequence MKQLILVRHAKSDWPEETSDFDRPLADKGLLDALKMSKFLKNNSIGIDHFISSPAVRALSTCKIFNQTYNLTFGTDEKLYNPSESNFHSVIYDLNDDLNSVAFFSHNNGISNFANSISEDVFHFPTCGVAGFQIDCDSWSQFDGANKKLLFFYEPGKI is encoded by the coding sequence ATGAAGCAACTCATCCTCGTAAGACATGCAAAAAGTGACTGGCCTGAAGAAACTAGCGACTTCGACAGACCTTTGGCAGACAAAGGTTTGCTAGATGCCCTTAAAATGTCTAAATTTCTGAAAAACAACAGTATCGGTATTGATCATTTTATTTCCAGCCCTGCAGTAAGAGCTTTATCTACCTGCAAAATTTTTAATCAAACCTATAATCTAACTTTTGGAACCGACGAAAAACTTTACAATCCTTCTGAAAGTAATTTTCATTCTGTCATTTATGATTTAAATGATGATTTGAATTCTGTTGCGTTTTTCTCCCACAACAATGGCATTTCCAATTTTGCCAATTCTATTTCTGAGGATGTTTTCCATTTTCCGACTTGTGGTGTTGCAGGTTTTCAAATTGATTGTGATTCTTGGTCGCAGTTTGACGGAGCCAATAAAAAGCTTCTTTTCTTTTATGAGCCGGGGAAAATTTAA
- a CDS encoding T9SS type A sorting domain-containing protein produces the protein MHRQIYLLVAFFLLLGSKTYSQTPISVFQDNLTTPNPMIADGNDLYVGYYYSDKVVKFDLTNPNTPPVDVAMGVNRPYGLAIKDNMLYISEFGGNKISKVNLTNPNTVPEIVISNVNSPIGLEFIGNDLYVALEGDNKVAKIDVTQTSPQLIDVTYVSSPFEIEVVGSQLYITERFAGRLVRFELNNSSATNVIVSQGLSYPSGLTSNGKQLFIAEAGASKISKISTSVLSPTVSDAVTSSLLDYPSGLLMHDNIMYITDFFANTIFKVDLANLSVSELNTTHQKEIKIYPNPAIDRLNIYNAPSKEYQIFDMTGRLINSGTLERNFINVSQLSSGNYILKTGEITKKFIKK, from the coding sequence ATGCACAGACAAATTTATTTATTGGTCGCTTTCTTTCTATTACTAGGAAGCAAAACTTATTCACAAACCCCAATAAGTGTATTTCAAGACAATTTAACAACACCCAATCCGATGATTGCGGATGGTAACGATTTGTATGTTGGTTACTATTATTCAGATAAAGTTGTAAAGTTTGATCTTACCAATCCAAATACTCCTCCAGTTGATGTTGCAATGGGAGTAAACAGACCTTACGGATTGGCGATAAAAGACAATATGCTTTATATCTCAGAATTCGGAGGCAACAAAATTTCCAAAGTAAATTTAACAAATCCAAATACAGTTCCGGAAATCGTAATATCTAACGTAAACAGTCCTATAGGTCTTGAGTTTATCGGAAATGATTTATACGTAGCATTGGAAGGAGATAATAAAGTTGCCAAAATAGATGTTACTCAAACTTCACCTCAATTAATAGATGTTACTTATGTTTCAAGTCCTTTTGAGATTGAGGTAGTTGGTAGCCAACTTTACATTACCGAAAGATTTGCCGGAAGACTTGTAAGATTCGAACTCAATAACAGTTCTGCAACAAATGTGATAGTCTCTCAAGGATTGAGTTATCCTTCAGGTCTTACATCAAATGGAAAGCAATTATTTATAGCAGAAGCAGGAGCTTCAAAAATTTCAAAAATCAGCACTTCTGTTTTGAGTCCAACAGTTTCTGATGCTGTAACGTCTAGCTTATTAGATTATCCTTCAGGATTATTAATGCACGATAACATCATGTATATTACAGATTTTTTTGCCAACACTATATTTAAAGTAGATCTAGCTAATCTTTCTGTTTCAGAACTTAACACAACTCATCAAAAAGAAATAAAAATTTATCCAAATCCTGCGATTGACAGACTAAATATTTACAACGCTCCATCAAAAGAATATCAAATATTTGACATGACGGGCAGACTCATCAATTCAGGAACATTAGAAAGAAATTTTATCAATGTAAGCCAACTTTCTTCAGGAAATTACATTCTAAAAACTGGAGAAATCACTAAGAAGTTTATCAAGAAATAA
- a CDS encoding serine hydrolase — protein MKHNLSLFFLLVSFISFAQVEEKKLDELIQNTLKTFDVPGMSVGVIKDGKMIYSKGFGVRSLTTKQPMDDTTLVGIASNSKAFTCVALAILADEGKLNWDDKVSKYIPEFQMYDPYISQNVTIKDLITHRAGLGLGQGDLMFFPEGGNLTVNDIVHNVRYLKPENSFRTTLDYNNIMFIVAGEVITRISGLSWVDFIEQRIMKPVGMNSSFGSYNRAKAVANKIDAHAPVDGKAIAVPHDWNETGNAAGGIMSNIKDMTTWAEFLLNGFTTKDGKKLVSDKNIQQLWSLQIPDRVAMKNPYDTSFYGYGLGWFLSDVKGHKQVQHTGGLIGTVTQFTLIPDMKLGIVVLTNQQSGAAFNTITNTVKDSYLGIADRNWLKTYGDRMQKVEAEYNKQKKEAFAKSDAFKKDKNLQPKAEQFVGKYNDIWFGDVEIAQQGNVYRISCKNSPRLKGELLPFSNNTFIIKWDDRSYDADAYLIFSYDENGKAESAKMKAISDIIDFSFDFDDLDLRRK, from the coding sequence ATGAAGCATAACTTATCTTTATTCTTTCTTTTAGTTTCTTTCATCTCTTTTGCACAGGTTGAAGAGAAAAAATTGGACGAACTTATTCAGAATACTTTAAAAACTTTCGATGTTCCTGGAATGTCTGTTGGTGTTATCAAAGATGGAAAAATGATTTACTCTAAAGGTTTTGGAGTACGTTCGTTAACCACAAAACAACCGATGGATGATACAACTTTGGTGGGTATTGCTTCTAATTCCAAGGCTTTCACTTGTGTTGCTTTGGCGATTTTGGCAGACGAAGGAAAACTGAACTGGGACGATAAAGTTTCAAAATATATTCCTGAATTTCAAATGTATGATCCGTATATTTCTCAAAATGTAACGATTAAAGATTTGATTACGCACAGAGCCGGTTTAGGTTTGGGACAGGGAGATTTGATGTTTTTTCCGGAAGGTGGAAATCTTACAGTAAATGATATTGTACACAATGTAAGATATTTAAAACCAGAAAACTCTTTCCGTACAACTTTAGATTATAACAACATTATGTTTATTGTTGCAGGAGAAGTTATTACCAGGATTTCAGGGTTAAGTTGGGTAGATTTTATCGAACAGCGAATTATGAAACCTGTCGGAATGAATTCAAGTTTCGGAAGTTACAACAGAGCAAAGGCTGTTGCTAATAAAATTGATGCGCATGCTCCTGTTGACGGAAAAGCAATTGCAGTTCCTCACGATTGGAACGAAACGGGTAATGCCGCAGGTGGAATTATGAGTAACATTAAAGACATGACAACTTGGGCAGAATTTCTTTTAAATGGATTCACAACGAAAGACGGAAAGAAATTAGTTTCAGATAAAAATATTCAACAGCTTTGGAGTTTGCAGATTCCTGACAGAGTAGCGATGAAAAATCCTTATGATACAAGTTTCTATGGATACGGTTTAGGTTGGTTCTTAAGCGATGTAAAAGGTCATAAACAAGTTCAGCATACAGGTGGATTGATTGGAACAGTAACGCAGTTTACTTTAATTCCGGATATGAAATTAGGAATTGTTGTTTTAACAAACCAACAATCTGGTGCTGCTTTCAACACGATTACAAACACTGTGAAAGATTCTTATTTAGGAATTGCTGATAGAAATTGGCTGAAAACCTACGGTGACAGAATGCAGAAAGTAGAAGCTGAATACAATAAGCAAAAGAAAGAAGCTTTTGCAAAGTCGGATGCTTTCAAAAAAGATAAAAACCTTCAGCCTAAAGCAGAACAGTTTGTCGGAAAATATAATGATATATGGTTTGGTGATGTTGAAATTGCTCAACAAGGAAATGTCTACAGAATTTCTTGTAAAAATTCTCCAAGACTGAAAGGGGAGTTGCTTCCTTTTTCAAACAATACTTTTATTATTAAATGGGATGACAGAAGTTATGATGCCGATGCGTATCTTATTTTTAGCTACGATGAAAACGGAAAAGCAGAATCTGCAAAAATGAAAGCGATTTCAGATATTATAGATTTTAGTTTTGATTTTGATGATCTGGATTTGAGAAGAAAATAA
- a CDS encoding metallophosphoesterase family protein, protein MTKILLLSDSHSYIDDRILDYAKQADEIWHCGDFGSFEIIEQLEKIKPLKGVYGNIDGTKIRSEFPEVNRFFCENVEVLMIHIGGYPGKYTPLAKKEISEKAPKLFISGHSHILKAMYDDKNKLLHLNPGACGKQGWHKMRTMMQFVIDGEEIKDLAVIELGPKV, encoded by the coding sequence ATGACCAAAATCCTTCTCCTCTCCGATTCTCACTCTTATATTGATGACCGAATTTTAGATTACGCAAAACAGGCCGATGAAATTTGGCATTGCGGAGATTTTGGAAGCTTTGAAATTATTGAACAGCTTGAAAAAATTAAGCCTTTAAAAGGAGTTTACGGAAATATTGACGGCACAAAAATCCGCTCTGAATTTCCAGAAGTTAATCGCTTTTTTTGTGAAAATGTAGAAGTTTTAATGATTCACATTGGTGGTTATCCCGGAAAATATACTCCTTTAGCCAAGAAAGAGATTTCAGAAAAAGCTCCGAAACTATTTATTTCAGGGCATTCTCATATTCTGAAAGCGATGTACGATGATAAAAATAAATTATTGCACCTAAATCCCGGAGCGTGCGGAAAGCAAGGTTGGCATAAAATGAGAACGATGATGCAGTTTGTAATTGATGGAGAAGAAATAAAAGATTTGGCTGTGATTGAATTAGGACCAAAAGTTTAA
- a CDS encoding Smr/MutS family protein, whose translation MKIGNKVSVVDEDLSGVITSVNGNIVVFKDEYGFTYQYPKDKLVPKDAEIYENIKIIKKAEPKKVVSKKHDKNPLILDLHFENLVKNPHDYDSFERLFLQKEKLIQTINFCRKNHLKRLEIVHGIGDGTLQRMVFDVLESQTGLDFYNKEILHHQSGAVMVEFH comes from the coding sequence ATGAAAATTGGCAATAAAGTTTCGGTAGTAGATGAAGATTTAAGCGGAGTGATTACTTCGGTGAATGGAAATATTGTGGTTTTTAAAGACGAATACGGTTTTACTTATCAATACCCGAAAGACAAACTGGTTCCGAAAGATGCCGAAATTTATGAAAATATTAAAATCATAAAAAAGGCAGAACCTAAAAAAGTAGTTTCTAAAAAGCATGATAAAAACCCTTTAATTTTAGATCTTCATTTTGAAAACTTAGTTAAAAACCCTCATGATTACGATAGTTTTGAAAGGTTATTTCTGCAAAAGGAAAAACTGATTCAGACGATTAATTTCTGTAGAAAAAATCATTTAAAAAGACTTGAAATTGTACACGGAATTGGCGACGGAACTTTACAGAGAATGGTTTTTGATGTTCTTGAAAGCCAAACTGGTCTGGATTTTTACAATAAGGAAATACTTCATCATCAATCGGGTGCGGTAATGGTAGAATTTCACTAA